Part of the Streptomyces europaeiscabiei genome is shown below.
GGTGCCGGCTGACCGCAGCGCCGCGACGCGGGAACGGGCGGGGAAGGCCGGACTGACGGCGAGCCCCTCCCTCGCGGAGGCGCTCGACTCCAGCGAGGTCGTGTTGTCCCTCTGTTCTCCGCGCGCGGCCGAGGACGTCGCCGTGTCGGTCGCCGGGCACGGGTTCACGGGGCTGTACGTCGAGGCCAACGCCGTCAGCCCTCATCGCATGGAACGCATCGCGTACGAGGTTCGGCCCGCTTCCTCGATACTTGACGGTGCCGCCATCGGCCCACCGCCCGGCGACCAGCGCACGTGCGTCTCCATCTGGCGGGGGACGGGCAGTCGGTGGATCTGCTCCGCTCCATCTTCCGGGGCTCCCGCGTCCGGGTGGAAACGGCAGGGGACCAGGTCGGTGCGGCATCGGTGCTGAAGATGTCCTACGCGGGCTTCCAGAAAGCCGCCCGCACGCTCGCCGCCGTGTCACACGCCCTGGCGGTCAGCCACGGAGTCGCCGCTCTCCTCACCGCCGAGGCTCAGCGCATGCCGTCGGACTTCCTCTCCGATCCCGGCGCTCTCCCCGGCGTCGCCGCCCGAGCCTGGCGCTGGGCTCCCGAGATGCACGAGGTCGCCGAGACCCTGCGTGCCTCCGTGCTGCCGCCCCAGATGGCCGAAGCCGCGGCAGCGGTGATGCGCAGGTGGGAGCGGGACAAGGACCAGTACGACCTGCAACTCGCCGAGGTTCTCACACACTTGCGGGACATCTCGCACGCCGAGTGAGCAGGTGCACAACCCCTACAAGAATGCCGCCTACCGCAATGACCCATTGAGGAGAAACCGAGATGCCGGAAGTCCATGTGTTCATGGCCGCGGGCAAGACCGACGAGCAGAAGAAGAACATGATGAGCGACATCACTCACGCTTTGGTGGAGAACCTTGACTGCGCGCCGGATTCCGTCACGGTGCAGATCGTCGAGGCGCAGTGGAGCCACAAGATGAAGGGTGGTCGGACGTTCGAAGAGCGACGTACCGGCAAGCCGCCGTACGAGCATGGCCAGGTACTGCGAGGAGGCCGGCCCGACCTCACCCGACAGGGGCCGGGAACGCAGGCCGACCGCTCCTGACGCAGGGCACAGTGCGGTGGCTGCCCGTGCGGAGCACGGGCAGCCCGTGTGGCCTGCGCGTGGGAAGGACCAGGGGCGTGCGAGCGCCTTTCATACGCGCTGGCGTCCTGCGCGCTGCTCCATGACCCGTTCGAGCAGGTTCAGCGCCTCCACCACTCGGTCGCGGTCGGCGCCGAGACCCTTGAGCAGCGCTGCCTCGACCGCGAGCTGGCGGGGGAACATGGCATCGACCGCGTCGCGCCCTGCCGCCGTCACGGTGACCAGGGCGGCGCGACGGTCCGCAGGGCTCGGGCGGCGTTCGACGAACCCGCGTTTCTCCAGCTTCGCCAGCGTCTTGCTGACGGCTGCTCGGGAGCAGCGCATGTTCTCGGAGAGCCGCCGCGCGATCACCGGGCCCTCGGTGTGCCGGAGCTGCACCAGCACGTCGAGCTCCGGCGCGGTCAGTGGGGCACCCTCATACAGCGCTTCCA
Proteins encoded:
- a CDS encoding tautomerase family protein → MPEVHVFMAAGKTDEQKKNMMSDITHALVENLDCAPDSVTVQIVEAQWSHKMKGGRTFEERRTGKPPYEHGQVLRGGRPDLTRQGPGTQADRS
- a CDS encoding DUF1932 domain-containing protein, which produces MSYAGFQKAARTLAAVSHALAVSHGVAALLTAEAQRMPSDFLSDPGALPGVAARAWRWAPEMHEVAETLRASVLPPQMAEAAAAVMRRWERDKDQYDLQLAEVLTHLRDISHAE
- a CDS encoding MarR family winged helix-turn-helix transcriptional regulator, with the translated sequence MTYSSTSVDPRAVWAAARPDLDTSAMEVVGPIKRIERLLATAVEALYEGAPLTAPELDVLVQLRHTEGPVIARRLSENMRCSRAAVSKTLAKLEKRGFVERRPSPADRRAALVTVTAAGRDAVDAMFPRQLAVEAALLKGLGADRDRVVEALNLLERVMEQRAGRQRV
- a CDS encoding NAD(P)-binding domain-containing protein, with the translated sequence MTTLTVLHPGAMGAAVAAEASRSGHQVLWVPADRSAATRERAGKAGLTASPSLAEALDSSEVVLSLCSPRAAEDVAVSVAGHGFTGLYVEANAVSPHRMERIAYEVRPASSILDGAAIGPPPGDQRTCVSIWRGTGSRWICSAPSSGAPASGWKRQGTRSVRHRC